One Rhododendron vialii isolate Sample 1 chromosome 2a, ASM3025357v1 genomic region harbors:
- the LOC131316430 gene encoding putative late blight resistance protein homolog R1A-10, whose product MLLQDLFKMVKLRHLHSKRGVFQYHPHNHSPDRSSKLESLQTLHSICPCEECRNFLLRTPNLRKLGFYGDLISNDFVLMFPDLEYLEYLETLSFCQRGFLMNRATTLPPVVKFPRTVTWLTLKNTFLKWEELSILQTLPSLEVLKLIEKGCQGPIWNTNELEEGFSQLKCLRLQDLHIEGWNASEDQFPRLEVRKSRRSAEESAREILEERRNTRGDDGCINLLAISNYFKLDDDKSGYPCISHTHRF is encoded by the exons ATGTTGCTTCAAGATTTGTTTAAGATGGTTAAGTTGAGGCATCTACATTCTAAAAGAGGGGTATTCCAATATCATCCTCACAACCATAGTCCTGACCGTTCATCTAAGTTGGAAAGCCTACAGACCTTGCATTCAATATGTCCTTGTGAGGAGTGCCGAAATTTCTTGCTAAGGACTCCCAATCTTCGGAAGCTTGGTTTTTATGGAGATCTAATATCCAATGATTTTGTTTTGATGTTCCCCGACCTAGAGTACTTGGAATACCTTGAGACACTCAGTTTTTGCCAACGCGGCTTTTTGATGAACAGGGCAACTACCCTTCCGCCAGTGGTGAAGTTTCCTCGAACTGTTACGTGGCTAACTTTGAAGAATACGTTCTTAAAGTGGGAGGAGCTATCAATCCTCCAAACCTTGCCGAGCCTTGAGGTTCTCAAATTAATCGAGAAGGGCTGTCAAGGACCAATTTGGAACACAAATGAACTTGAGGAGGGGTTCTCTCAACTCAAGTGCTTGAGGTTACAAGATCTTCACATCGAAGGTTGGAATGCTTCAGAAGATCAATTTCCGAGACTTGAG GTAAGGAAGAGCCGTCGCTCCGCGGAGGAATCTGCCAGGGAGATTCTGGAAGAGCGAAGAAATACAAGAGGAGATGATGGTTGCATAAATCTCTTGGCCATATCTAATTATTTTAAATTGGACGACGACAAAAGTGGCTATCCATGCATTTCTCATACACACCGGTTTTAA